tataacggactttaaaatagtataatgaaagataaacggaaaaaggcgggatgttacagtggaTCCCCTTGCCGCACCCCTCGTTCAAGTTTAAATTCTGAAGTGGGTGATCCGTTAACCAATATAGATATGGAAGCCGACCTAAGACACGCCAAAATCCATTTCATCCATTTGTCCCCAAAACCCCTGAAAGTCATCATATCCATAATGAAATCCCAATTTAAGCTATCAAAGGCTTTCTCAAAATCCACCTTGAAGACTAGGCTTGCCAGTTTTTTATTTCTCAAGAAATCAAGTGTTTCATTAGCAATTAACGCACTGTCCATAATAATACGCCCCTTTATAAATGCACTTCGTTCATACCCCACAAGTTTTGGGATCACCTTTTTGATACGGTTAGATAGAAGCTTCGAGACAATTTTATAATAACATCCAATTAAACTAATCGGACGATAATCATTAAGAGTCGTTGGTCCCTGCTTCTTCGGAATTAGGGTGACAAAAGAGGCGTTACAACCATTCGAAATTTCACCCTTGTCCCAAAAAAATCTAATCGTTTCGGTAAGGTCCGTACGGATAGTACTCTAAAATTTCTTGTTGAATCCATCGGGCCCTGGAGCCTTTAAACTAGCACAACCCTTGACCACACCCCAAATTTCCTCATCCGAAAAACCTTGATCCAATAGAGCCGCCTCTGTTTCAGTAAGTCGAAAACCAACAGACCCATCACCATCTAAATTCCCTCGGCCCAAGTCAGCTTTGTTGGAAGCCTGGTAGGGTTTATCAGGCCCAAAATATGTACTGGACTGATCAACTGGTCCGTAGCTGTTCGCGACCAGGCCCATAACATTCTGATTCAAATCAGCCATTCTTGGTCTGTTGCAAATGGCATCGCTGAATAACATTTTAAAGTGATTAAAACCTAATTTTTTGACCTCACTTGGATTATCATTCCACAAACCATTAATATTGAGACCCCGAAAGTTACACTTTTTATATTTATGACGAATGGAGTTGTGGAATAATTTGGAATTTTCATCTCCATCAAGGACCCATCTAATACGCGCTTTTTGCCTTAACATATCCGCCTTGACCTTCTCCTTTTCTAACCACTTTTTTCTACATTCAAGCCAAATAGTACACTCTCCATCAGTAATGGAATTTAGTTCAGCTTTCTTTTCCCATTCACTTACTTCTTTCCTCAAGGTATTGATTTCATAATCAAGGGTCCCAAACGAGTCTTTACTCCACGTTTTAAGCTTCGACTTAACATTCTTTAATTTGTCCTGAAATATACAATCTTTCCTATAACCTTGAACCGGCATCAACCAAGCATCGTAGATTACTTGCCCCACATCCTCTTTATCACACCAAGCATCGAAAACTTTAAAAGTTTTGGGGACCAAAATCAACAATTTTATCTCGCAAAACTACTGGACAATGGTCCGATAACTTTCGATCCAAGGCAATAATGGAAAGATCCTCCCATAGGTTTAAAAATTTTTCCGTCATTATAAATCTATCAAGCCTATTAAATTTAGTTCCATCATCATTAATACGCGTAAATTGTCTCCCACTGATCGGAATCTCAATCAAGCAATTCTTAGAAATGAAGTTGTTAAACCTAGTAGCATGATATTTAAGGAATTGACTATTTAGACGATCCGAACTATCTCGAACCCTCATTGAAATCACCGCAAAGTAACCACGCCGAATCGTTGGCCATTAGAAGATTTTCAAGAGAATCCAACATAATCTTCTTACCACTATCGTCATTAGGACCATAGATATTAACAATAAAGGATTCTTCCCCGGACGCTTTCCATTTACCTCGAATGGCAAAGAAGAATTCATTTCCCATTGCATCACTAGCCTTGAAACAGCAAGTGTCCCACACAAGTAATAACCCACCTGAATTACCCACAACCTCCTTTTGAATATACCCAAAATTACTATTACCCCACAGCGCTTCAACCCATTGACCACTAACACTATAACATTTGGTTTCTTGAAAGGCCACAACAAAAGGCCTTTTGGAACGACATATCTCTTTAACCCACCCAAATTTACCCGCAACCGCAAAACCCCTGACATTTAAAGAGATAATCTTCATTAAGGAAACAAAAACTAACGAGAGAAAATAAGTCAGACTTAGATATGGTCTGAGGTAGGCCACCTCAAACCAATTTGCTCCCCAtatttcttcaattcttcgttaGAAAAGGACACACCTCTTTCAGTCCCATTCTTCAATGTTATTTTCTTCTCATTGCCCTGGATCCTCGGTTTCACCTTAGACATTTTTGCCATAAGATTTACAACAATACACCATAGCTTTATCGATATTCGAACAGCCTCTAGCCATCGATTTGAACCTCATGATTCTTGAAGATGCTCTACAATTGCCTATATGTTTCCAATAACAATCACTGCAATTGGATACTTCCACCGAACCACTCGACTCCTTCGGTATACACCTTGAGGATTTGGATTTATCCTTCGACTGTGTTCTCCTGGAATTCTTGCCTTGATTGTTTCCCAAATTGTTGTACCCATCCaaatgtaagacccgtttattcgtacgatg
This genomic window from Rutidosis leptorrhynchoides isolate AG116_Rl617_1_P2 chromosome 2, CSIRO_AGI_Rlap_v1, whole genome shotgun sequence contains:
- the LOC139888661 gene encoding uncharacterized protein; protein product: MSKVKPRIQGNEKKITLKNGTERGVSFSNEELKKYGEQIGLRGFAVAGKFGWVKEICRSKRPFVVAFQETKCYSVSGQWVEALWGNSNFGYIQKEVVGNSGGLLLVWDTCCFKASDAMGNEFFFAIRGKWKASGEESFIVNIYGPNDDSGKKIMLDSLENLLMANDSAWLLCGDFNEVFDAWCDKEDVGQVIYDAWLMPVQGYRKDCIFQDKLKNVKSKLKTWSKDSFGTLDYEINTLRKEVSEWEKKAELNSITDGECTIWLECRKKWLEKEKVKADMLRQKARIRWVLDGDENSKLFHNSIRHKYKKCNFRGLNINGLWNDNPSEVKKLGFNHFKMLFSDAICNRPRMADLNQNVMGLVANSYGPVDQSSTYFGPDKPYQASNKADLGRGNLDGDGSVGFRLTETEAALLDQGFSDEEIWGVVKGCASLKAPGPDGFNKKF